Within Anopheles ziemanni chromosome 2, idAnoZiCoDA_A2_x.2, whole genome shotgun sequence, the genomic segment AAACCTAGTCGTAGTATTAAGATGCAGTGcaattgtgtgtttgttggaaaTCTTTTTATATATGCCATATTTGCATAACAAATCTTAAATCTTAGAACTTATAGCTTCACTAATGGGGTTCTCGGAAATCGTCTTAAACAGCAAACGTgtgatatttaaaattaataattttccagAAATCGAGCTAAAATCATGTATCCTCTCTTTTGCAGACCGCATTTGCCCTTCGAGTGTTATGGAAATCATGCCAACTTACGAAAGTTTCAATGCAGGTGTCCTAAAGTTCAGGTGGGTGTAAATTATCTGTATACATTCCTTATAGATCCGGCTTCAAGTTTAGCAATTCGTTAAAATGGTTATTCGTTCAGCATTATTTTTCTTGATCACAAACTCAATCGAcaacttccaaaaacatcaatgccacaaaacacacacacacgccaacGAAGATCGATGCACATGACTAGATCAGAAAATGTATGTTCCACTTTTTCGTAACACTGAACCTTTCCCGTACCATTCTCTTGTACTTGTAGTTGCAAAATGTTTGAACGTTTTACAGAATcgtacaaaaattaaaatgttccaATTCAGGCGTGGTTTTTCTTCGAGCATTGAAATTGTCTGGGAAATGCAGTTGGAAGCTTCAGCTTTGGGTGAGAAAGCTTTGCATAACAAGAAGCTTCATCGCAACCGCTAACTTGAGGATGAAAAGCTCGCCAAACTCAAAAGCTCTCACTATGCGTAACACAGGTAACGCTTTCTGGCATAGTTTGATTTTTCGTAGCGTTACTTCGCGTAAGTACATGTAGGAAAATGAATCCTAGTGCATTGAATCTTAAATTTTAACACACATTAAGTTACTTCGCCGGTAGTAAGACACACGCACGTGGCTGCTTAAAACATCAAAGAGAAACAGAGTGTAGGGCGCAAGCTTCCCTAATCTCGTACACTTTGGAATGTTCcgtaaaattgaaaatgaatcaCCAAGGATTGTATAATGTTTCTAGCCTTATCGTTTTTAGTCGGCGTCAAGCTCATGCAACACACAAGACTACACAAACTCCAGTGAGAAGCGAATATTAACCTATTTTGCTTTGTTAGCTTCACGCGGCGAGTCGCAATAGACGCTACACTTGGTGTAAAGTCAGCCGCACGGGTTGGTTCTTCCAGCGACCTTGGGCAGCTCACTTCTGCTGACGGCGATAGCTTTCCGCGAGTTTTTCCACGTATTCGTTCCGTTCCAAGCGCACGTACGGCACCGGTGACAAGAGTGACGCGACCCTCGTTGAAGCCTTCGACACGGACGGTGGTGAGCGGGGGGAACGAAGGGGAGAACAGCAGCAACTCCGACGCCGCATTAGCGCAGACCGTCTCCGTTCCAGACCTTGCGAACGTCGGTCGGCTTCAGTAGAGATCGAGCTCACAAACGTCGGTTCGGTACTGATCGATGTGCGGCGCAGCGGAGGTTGCCTGTGGACGTCAGCACCTGGTTGTTCGATATAATCCTCGCCGGAAGAATCCTTTCGATGGCGACCGTTGTGTTCACCCATTAGAGGCTCGTCCATCGATTGGTCAAAGATCTTGTACGAAGGAATAAACAGCTTCCGTGGAATCTCACGCTTGTTGTCGACGTTCACGATGACGTTGGGGCGGGCTTGACTGTTGGCGGCAACCACCACCGCCCTGGGCACCACGGATGAGGACGACGGGCTGGAGGGCTTCCGGTACATTTGTTCGATGTTGAGCAGGCTCTCCTCGAAGGAAAGCTTCTTCTTGCGCTTGGCAATCGGTGGTGACACAATCACCGAACGCGGTCGCTCCGAGGCCGTGCGGTGTTCCACGAAACTACTACTAGGGCTTCGATTGCGATTACTACTGGTGCTGGCGGGACTGCTACTAGGAGAGCTCGTATTACTGGGGCTGCTTTCCTTACCGGTACTGCTGGTTCCACCGTCGTCGGTTCGATCCGGACTCTGGTCCACACACATCGGTGTTGGTTTGGCAATATCGGATTGAGATTCATCATACACTTCCGAGTTCCTCATCGTTTCCCGTGACGTAGTCATCTCCAATTCTAACTCCTCCGGTACAATTTGTACCTTATTGTTGTTCGTTTCAAACTGAACCGAACTTGTATGGGAGAGTTCTTCCGAAGCACTCTCGGGGGCCTGAGCAAGCTCCATCGTGTTCTCTTCCTCCACATCGCTTCCAGTTGAAGACGCACTGGAGGACGATGACGAACTGGACGATGAAGACGTTCCGTGAGAGGAGCTACTCGAGCTACTGCTGGAGCTTGAGCTACTGGAGCTACTAACGGAACAGTTTGTATCCTCGTCCTGTTGCACCGGAGATGGCTTAACCGTAGCTGCCAGTAAGTTCCGTTTGGTTATCAGCTGGCTCCACGAGACGGTACACCGTTGGAGTATTCCATGTTGGAGCTGTATGTAACGCTGGTAGATGAGGTACTTGCGAAGCAACCGCAACCGAAGTTTCATCTGATCGGACGGGCGAGAAATGTATTTCGAACGGAGCGAACTGATGACTCCATTTTCAACAGCCATCTTTTCACTATCCACCAAAGGGATCACTTCTTCATACTGTACACACTCAACATCCTCTGCAAACGCGAACAGTTCCGACTCGTCCGTTTGCAGTCCCTTGTCCTGCTCCAACGCCACCGGAACATCGGCTTCGTCCTCCGAAGAACTGGTGTGCATCATTTTCTCAATCTCCGCCTCCACCCGGGTGAATATATCGCTCTCACTGTCCGACAGCATCGAGCGTACACCCACCAACGGTTCCTCTGGGGCAAGGTTGGCCAAAAAGATCTCATGATCTTCGCACTCTTCGCCGGAGTCTGTTCGCATCACTACCAGATCCTCCTCCTGTAGCTGTATGCTCTCACGCAGCAGATCCGCGATGGATCCACGATCCTCCTCCACGATAAACACCCGACCACCGTCCTCCTCTCCCTCTTCCATCACCACTTCATCGGGCGTTTCGTCATCCTCGATGATGCACACCTCGTTTTCGGTGACATCGATGAAGATGTTCGTCTCGCTGAGAACCGCCTTGCACAGATCCTGTAACCTCGGTGGGTTCATTTCTTCGATGATGTAGAGGTGCTTGTTGACGCAAATGAGCTTTTCACAAATATCTTTCAACGAGGATGGTTGAAGGAATAATTCCGACGATAGTGCTCGCTCGTAGCAAAGATCCTTCAACGATGGAACGGTGTTAACAACGGTGTTTGTGGAAACTACGGGCTCCTCGAGTTCCATGTCTTGGGACGGCATCGGGGATTCTTCTTCCGTATCGGGATGATCGATTTCTTGCTGAAGCTCCACTTCATCGAACGACTGTTTCTCCTGCTTCTCTTGTGACTCCCTGGGTGTGGCTTCCACGCTCTCCTGCAGCACTTCCGGGCGCCTAAACCATTCCTCCTTGGCCCAGCGACGGAACGGCTTCGAGTTGATGGTGTCCAGCAGAAGTCGCTTCAGACTCTTCGGGTTCCGCTTGGATGTTTGTACTTTGAATTTCGATATATCACAATTGATAAATTCCTCGATGCTGGACCGGCGAGCTATTTTGGGAAACCGTGGCATGTCGTAATCGTAAAAGCGGCGCTTTCGATACTTTGGGAAACAGCGAGGCACTTTGAAGGCTTCCTCGTCtgcaggtggtggtggtggtggtgcgggtTGTGGTTGGggcgatgatggtggtgtcaaCTCTTTCTCCAACTCTTTTTCTTCCGTCATTTCCATCGGTTCAATGGTTCGTTCTCCCGAAACAACTGGTTCTTCTGCCACTGGAATCTTATTATCCGATTCCTTCTCGGATGCCTGCTTGGAGAGATCTTGTGGCATTTCTTCTGGAGACATTTCACTGACAACCTCCGTAGGTGGACTTTCTACTGGCAATTCGCTAGCTGCCACGTTCGGTTGAATCACTTTTTCCTCTGCTTCGGATCGACCTTCTACAATGGTATCCTTGCTGTCATCCGGTTCCTCTTCTTTCGACTGCTTAATGACTGACGGCTTCTGCTCGTCCAATTCCAATTCCAACGGCTCTGGCTCTTCGTCTATCCGCTTCTCCTCTtttatcttttccttttcctcatAAACTACCTCCGATTCCAGCTCCGTTTGGTAGTACTTCTCCCGGTTGGATTCGATCTCCTCGAGGAACTTCAGCGAGTCTGCACTATCGTTGATCGGAACTACGTTCTTCGGCAGCTCGTTAATTACGCTCAGATGTTTGTACTTGTTTAGTTCCGACTGTGGCACATCGTACGTTTCGAGAATGTACAGCTTCTCGCCATCTTTTCCCGTTTCTTCCGATTTTGCCGGTTTCTCGATGTCCGCCAGTATGTCCGGTAGGTTACCGGCACTCTGCGTATTTGCGACGATCACCCCCGTGTGAACTGGGGGTTGTACTTGCGGTGGCACGTCCGGTGTAGCTAGGGTGTCCATCGCGGCACTAACAATCTCACCGGTAGACTCCTGATGTACTACAGGGGCTGATGGTACAGGTGACGCCACAACGGGTTCACCCACTGTTTGTTGGTTCATGTACTTGCACGACTCGTAGTTCTGATGGTTCGTTTGATTGTTGTTCGCTTCCTTTGAGGCTTTAGCCGATCCCACCGCACCTTCCTCTTCCTCCATCTCGCTCCAACTGGTCAGATAGTCGCGTAAGCTTTTATCCTTCAGGTTTTCGTCCAATGCAAAACTCCTAGGACCTAGTCCGAGATCTTCCATCGTCGTGTAACCACCGTACGCCGTAACAGCTTCCGGAtggtgatgctgatggtggGCAAGGTGACGAAGATGATGTTGGTCAGCAGCGACCATGGGCTGATGTCCGTTGCTGTACCCGTTGTTACCGGCCGGGACCAGTGGACCGAGGATCGGCTTCGAGTGCATGTAGCGATTCTTCAGGTACATCTGCTGACAGTCGTAGTTCAGTGCATGATTCGTATCGTATATCGGTGCTCCAACGCCCGCAGTTGGAGTGGCCGTACCCTTGGGGATCTTCACACTGTTGATCTGCTCCTCGAGATCCACCAACGGATGATTGATGTCAATCACCGGATTTGGTGTGTCATAGTAACAGCTTGACGATGGTTTGGCTacttgctgctggtgctgttgtggTTGCTGTTGTCCCAAACCCGTGGCACCGGTCCCGAGTGGGTTAACCTTCTGGGATGGAACCATCTGCTGCGCCGAATATTTCACACCGTAGTGACCCATCGTTGCACCCGGTGGGACTTGCGTATAATGACCCTGCGTGGCTCCACTTGGAGTCATGTTTGGTGTATAGAAATCGTTCATGTTTTTACTGAAAGTTATCTTTGGATTCGGGTACCCTATGCCTGTCTGCATCTGGTGATGGTAGCTCCCGGGTGCGGATGGAGCAGCGTACGGAGGCACATTACCCGTTGTCTGCTGTTGGTGGTGCGGATCCGTTGGGTATGGATGCGGGAGCGGCACACGACCTCCCATTGCGCGCTGATGGTAAGGATCGTCATATGTCGTCGCAGAGCCATTTGAGCTTCCATATCCGTAACTTCCGACGACACCCTTATGGTGCGGATGAGGTACCGCATGATGGTGGCCAGGGTGTGGATGGTAGCTGGAACTCTGTTGTCCAGCGTACGCCATGCGGTTCGGTGGGACATAAGGATTTGGCGCTgcatgatgaggatgatggtTGGCCAGCTGCTTCACAAAGCTATTGCCATAGTAGTCCATTCCTGGCGTCATCATGCCTTTGCCAGGGCCCATCTGTGTGTAGTAGGTACCGTGTGTTCCCGCTGAACCGCCGGTTGAAGCTGTCGATCCCGTGGATGGCATATAGACTCCTCCGGTGGTGTAACTGTTGACGTAACGTTGAGATCGTTCGTTGTACATGAGATCAGGATGGGAAGCCATCGTTGACGGCCGGGATCCACTGGCCATGTGGGGTGGTTGTCCCCCACCGCTCGGGTACTTGTTGCGTACGATGTGACTGTACGGATCGTACCCGGGGTGAGTTCCACCAGAACTCGGAGGTTGTGACTGTGGTTGAATCGGAGAGGCTTGAACTCCATCGGGATGGTATAAGCCGTACCCAGCTCCAGAACTACCGGTAGGATAGTGCGCCGTCATACCGGCTGGTTGACCCTGCTGTGCTGGACCATACTCCGACGCATACCGATACCCTCCAGCTACCCGTCCTCCAACTCCGGTCGCTCCTGGCGTTGCATGATGATACTTGTTTGGGTTCTTCGCCTCAAAGTTCCCAATGACGGACGCTTCGTGGTGATGCTGGGTGTTCGTATAGTCCGTCCATCCTCCGCTACTTCCACCCGATCCGGCACTACTACTCGCCCCGCTCATTCCGGTATTATACTTCCCTAGCTCCTTGTACCCAGCTCCACCTCCTCCGCCGGCGGTCATTTTCGTCTGATACTGAGGTGGCCCGTGGTACGGATACGGAGGCGCCATAATGTTGTGATTGTTATTGCTAATGTTTATGATCGTTGGAGCGCTGACACCTTGCAccccaccagcaccaccaccactcccGCCGTTTGGGGCGATCGAGGCACCCGTGCCGTACTGCGTCGCCGTTACTCCACCGCCAAGAAAGTCGACCGTCCCGCCAGCACCATTCGAGATCGCTGCGATCGCCGGAGGAGCTCCCTGACCGCCGCTTATGTTGTTCACGATGTtcgtgttgatgttgttgatgttgtagGTGATACTGTCACCGGTATTGGTTTCGAACTTGCGCGAACTGTTGGTGATGCTGGAGCTGTAgctgctgctactactactgctggTGGTGTTGCTGGTAGTGTTGCTGCTCCCGTTGTTGCTGCTCTGACCTCCGCTGGCCGGATCACCGAACAGTCCAACTGCGTGCGGGTCCGTAAACAGGGTGCTTCCACCGTTTATCGTCGAGTGTAATGATTCGAGGtgatgttgttggtgttgcGTTTGAGTTGTCGCTTGTTCcgactgttgttgctgctgctgctggacaaCATGACTCTGGTGAATAATTCCTGGCGACTGCTGGTGCACGATCGTCTGCTGGCCGTACGATCCCACCACAACCGACTGTTGTGACTGCGATGAACCGGAGCTACTGTGCTGCGTATGATGCGCACTcagctgctgatgctgctgctgctgctgctggggatGGGGATGGTGATACTGGTGGTACTGATGCCGGGTGGGCGTCCCTAAGGGTGGCCCCGGCGGCGGAGGGGGCTGCGGAGGGATCTGGGGTGGGTTGTGAAGGTGATATTTCACATTCGTGCTCGGCAGAGCGCTGGCGCCCGGGAAACTGTTTGAAATGTCCGTAAACAGCCCACCATGATGTTCCATTGTCGAAAGCGGCAGCTAGCGATTCATCTGAAGTAGTCGATTCTGCAGAAGATGTAGAGAAGAAAATCTCCATCAGATTTGAATTtacaggaaaaggaaaagtctgtcttttttataaaacacgaTTCATTGTCAGGACGATtgctttcacttttcttcacttcgtcTACTACTTCGTCGTCACACGGGAAACCCCAATCGATAAAGTGTCGCTGACGTTCGCCCCTAATGGATGGCCATTTTGTGGCTAGCCATTACTATCAGCCTCGCTTTCCCGTTGTTTTGAGCGTGTCATTCCATCAACCGGTAGCCCATTTCCCCCCACTggctgggtggaaaaaaaatgtacagaaAACAATTCTTGATAGCCCTTTCACTGCTCCACATATGCTCTATCGGAGGTACCGGTTATGCAGTCGGACAATAGGGAACCGGAAACCACCTACCGACATTCAGGCCCATCACTGTACGTTCCCCGTGCGGGGCGCGTACATTATTCATCGTAATTGATTTGACatatatttgaataattaCTCGACCTCGGGCCACC encodes:
- the LOC131283114 gene encoding uncharacterized protein LOC131283114; the protein is MEHHGGLFTDISNSFPGASALPSTNVKYHLHNPPQIPPQPPPPPGPPLGTPTRHQYHQYHHPHPQQQQQQHQQLSAHHTQHSSSGSSQSQQSVVVGSYGQQTIVHQQSPGIIHQSHVVQQQQQQQSEQATTQTQHQQHHLESLHSTINGGSTLFTDPHAVGLFGDPASGGQSSNNGSSNTTSNTTSSSSSSSYSSSITNSSRKFETNTGDSITYNINNINTNIVNNISGGQGAPPAIAAISNGAGGTVDFLGGGVTATQYGTGASIAPNGGSGGGAGGVQGVSAPTIINISNNNHNIMAPPYPYHGPPQYQTKMTAGGGGGAGYKELGKYNTGMSGASSSAGSGGSSGGWTDYTNTQHHHEASVIGNFEAKNPNKYHHATPGATGVGGRVAGGYRYASEYGPAQQGQPAGMTAHYPTGSSGAGYGLYHPDGVQASPIQPQSQPPSSGGTHPGYDPYSHIVRNKYPSGGGQPPHMASGSRPSTMASHPDLMYNERSQRYVNSYTTGGVYMPSTGSTASTGGSAGTHGTYYTQMGPGKGMMTPGMDYYGNSFVKQLANHHPHHAAPNPYVPPNRMAYAGQQSSSYHPHPGHHHAVPHPHHKGVVGSYGYGSSNGSATTYDDPYHQRAMGGRVPLPHPYPTDPHHQQQTTGNVPPYAAPSAPGSYHHQMQTGIGYPNPKITFSKNMNDFYTPNMTPSGATQGHYTQVPPGATMGHYGVKYSAQQMVPSQKVNPLGTGATGLGQQQPQQHQQQVAKPSSSCYYDTPNPVIDINHPLVDLEEQINSVKIPKGTATPTAGVGAPIYDTNHALNYDCQQMYLKNRYMHSKPILGPLVPAGNNGYSNGHQPMVAADQHHLRHLAHHQHHHPEAVTAYGGYTTMEDLGLGPRSFALDENLKDKSLRDYLTSWSEMEEEEGAVGSAKASKEANNNQTNHQNYESCKYMNQQTVGEPVVASPVPSAPVVHQESTGEIVSAAMDTLATPDVPPQVQPPVHTGVIVANTQSAGNLPDILADIEKPAKSEETGKDGEKLYILETYDVPQSELNKYKHLSVINELPKNVVPINDSADSLKFLEEIESNREKYYQTELESEVVYEEKEKIKEEKRIDEEPEPLELELDEQKPSVIKQSKEEEPDDSKDTIVEGRSEAEEKVIQPNVAASELPVESPPTEVVSEMSPEEMPQDLSKQASEKESDNKIPVAEEPVVSGERTIEPMEMTEEKELEKELTPPSSPQPQPAPPPPPPADEEAFKVPRCFPKYRKRRFYDYDMPRFPKIARRSSIEEFINCDISKFKVQTSKRNPKSLKRLLLDTINSKPFRRWAKEEWFRRPEVLQESVEATPRESQEKQEKQSFDEVELQQEIDHPDTEEESPMPSQDMELEEPVVSTNTVVNTVPSLKDLCYERALSSELFLQPSSLKDICEKLICVNKHLYIIEEMNPPRLQDLCKAVLSETNIFIDVTENEVCIIEDDETPDEVVMEEGEEDGGRVFIVEEDRGSIADLLRESIQLQEEDLVVMRTDSGEECEDHEIFLANLAPEEPLVGVRSMLSDSESDIFTRVEAEIEKMMHTSSSEDEADVPVALEQDKGLQTDESELFAFAEDVECVQYEEVIPLVDSEKMAVENGVISSLRSKYISRPSDQMKLRLRLLRKYLIYQRYIQLQHGILQRCTVSWSQLITKRNLLAATVKPSPVQQDEDTNCSVSSSSSSSSSSSSSSSSHGTSSSSSSSSSSSASSTGSDVEEENTMELAQAPESASEELSHTSSVQFETNNNKVQIVPEELELEMTTSRETMRNSEVYDESQSDIAKPTPMCVDQSPDRTDDGGTSSTGKESSPSNTSSPSSSPASTSSNRNRSPSSSFVEHRTASERPRSVIVSPPIAKRKKKLSFEESLLNIEQMYRKPSSPSSSSVVPRAVVVAANSQARPNVIVNVDNKREIPRKLFIPSYKIFDQSMDEPLMGEHNGRHRKDSSGEDYIEQPGADVHRQPPLRRTSISTEPTFVSSISTEADRRSQGLERRRSALMRRRSCCCSPLRSPRSPPSVSKASTRVASLLSPVPYVRLERNEYVEKLAESYRRQAERRRRPRSSGYRVR